In one Nicotiana tomentosiformis chromosome 6, ASM39032v3, whole genome shotgun sequence genomic region, the following are encoded:
- the LOC104105795 gene encoding serine/threonine-protein kinase RIPK-like, with the protein MVACKIAWKFILPNCFKAKNDTNILPSETKIIQVCKQINSDHHSRLAISDISTDSRSVFISLDDLSSNAIIGSNLHTFTYAELKIITSNFSSANFLGKGGFGPVHKGFIDDKIKPGLKAQPVAVKLLDLDGNQGHQEWLTEVVFLGQLRHPHLVKLMGYCWEDEQRILVYEYMARGNLENQLFSRYSSCLPWSTRIKIAVGAAKGLAFLHGEEKPVIYRDFKASNILLDSDYKAKLSDFGLAKDGPEGDDTHVSTRVMGTHGYAAPEYIMTGHLTSKSDVYSFGVVLLELITGRPAMDKSRHIRERNLVDWARPMLRDSHKLDRIMDSRLEGQYSTEGAKKVAALAYQCLSHQPRSRPTMSNVVKALEPVLELKDIPIGPFVYVVPSSECDKELEIGALKSKLDEEKNVNISEDEEKRARKHGHRHKHRLKSAAAAAAAYSDKHMQNHALTHERTNKKYT; encoded by the exons ATGGTGGCTTGCAAAATTGCCTGGAAATTTATTTTACCAAATTGTTTCAAAGCCAAGAATGATACTAATATTCTTCCTTCAGAGACAAAGATTATACAAGTATGCAAACAGATTAATTCTGATCATCATAGTAGGCTAGCAATTTCAGACATAAGTACTGATTCAAGATCAGTATTTATATCCTTAGATGATCTTTCGTCAAATGCAATCATCggttcaaatcttcatacttttACATATGCGGAGCTCAAAATCATTACCAGTAATTTCTCATCTGCAAATTTTCTTGGAAAAGGTGGATTTGGACCTGTTCATAAGGGGTTTATTGATGATAAGATTAAGCCTGGTTTAAAAGCTCAACCTGTTGCTGTTAAGTTGCTGGATTTGGACGGTAATCAAGGCCACCAAGAATGGCTG ACTGAGGTGGTCTTTTTGGGACAATTGAGGCATCCCCATCTGGTGAAATTGATGGGATATTGTTGGGAGGATGAGCAGAGAATTCTTGTTTATGAGTACATGGCAAGGGGCAACTTAGAGAACCAACTATTTTCAA GATATTCGAGTTGCTTGCCATGGTCAACCAGAATAAAAATTGCGGTTGGTGCTGCAAAAGGACTAGCTTTTCTTCACGGGGAAGAAAAACCAGTAATCTACCGAGATTTCAAGGCTTCTAACATCCTATTAGACTcg GATTATAAGGCCAAGCTATCTGATTTTGGGCTAGCAAAGGATGGACCTGAAGGTGATGATACACATGTCTCGACTCGTGTTATGGGCACTCATGGCTACGCTGCTCCAGAGTATATCATGACTG GACATTTGACAAGTAAGAGTGATGTCTACAGTTTTGGAGTAGTTTTGCTAGAACTAATAACAGGACGACCAGCCATGGACAAGAGTCGCCACATTAGAGAGCGAAATTTGGTGGACTGGGCAAGGCCAATGCTCAGGGATTCACATAAGCTTGACAGAATAATGGACTCAAGACTTGAAGGTCAGTACTCGACAGAAGGAGCAAAAAAGGTGGCTGCATTAGCTTATCAATGCTTAAGCCACCAGCCCAGGTCTAGGCCTACTATGAGCAACGTGGTTAAGGCCCTCGAACCTGTATTGGAGTTGAAGGACATACCAATTGGTCCATTCGTTTATGTTGTTCCGTCCTCAGAATGTGACAAGGAGTTGGAAATTGGTGCGTTGAAATCTAAACTGGACGAAGAGAAAAATGTGAACATAAGCGAAGATGAAGAAAAAAGAGCGCGCAAGCACGGCCACAGGCATAAGCATAGACTAAAgtctgctgctgctgctgctgctgcttaCTCAGATAAGCATATGCAAAATCACGCTTTGACGCACGAAAGAACAAATAAAAAGTATACTTAA